A portion of the Sabethes cyaneus chromosome 3, idSabCyanKW18_F2, whole genome shotgun sequence genome contains these proteins:
- the LOC128741037 gene encoding uncharacterized protein LOC128741037: MSSYDPDRRIWSGARVDPPIDPKRSLGEALLELLSRNPDKPVQIDAHTDRTLTRGGLRLRSIRIAQNLQSLGYGANDIATIAAMTSENLMPVTVALQLLALPYNSLFPNYAVDEMAHMMGQTQSRLVFCDAWNYETARDAARKEVVNDVRFFILDGAVDGVASVEELLAETGKEHEFQATAVDDPSKTTYSIFCSSGTTGKPKGICLSHANKTSSFCTPVFSNLVFLAIGSIHWVSVAFTHDLAIFCDSVVVITRKPFSEDLFFDLIERYAINGINGPPVYAHALMNHPRIAKADLSAIKLWGIGGYFVSDSIRDAVDAALPAGRSFTIYASTECGLIASDLAKRKRGAIGQVMPNVQIRIVDEEGQSLGTGELGELWIKRFTPFVGYYKNEEATKAVLHEDEWFQSGDMGYFDEDRYLYLVDRKGDSFKYANDLVSPQELEDLISQVEGVVQVCVVGIPTADRRQELPTAVVIRRVGSTVSEQQIVQFIEKHVNDHKRLRGGVYFVDQLPCTSKGNVRRKVVRKMILDNEIK; the protein is encoded by the exons ATGTCTTCGTACGATCCGGACCGTCGCATATGGAGTGGTGCTCGGGTTGATCCTCCAATCGATCCGAAACGGTCGCTCGGGGAGGCCCTGCTGGAACTGTTAAGTCGCAATCCGGACAAGCCGGTGCAGATCGATGCTCACACCGATCGAACGTTGACTCGAGGCGGCTTGCGTCTGCGTTCCATCCGCATAGCTCAGAACCTGCAGTCGCTAGGATATGGGGCCAATGACATTGCCACTATCGCAGCAATGACCAGTGAAAATCTGATGCCGGTTACCGTAGCCCTCCAGCTGCTGGCCCTGCCGTATAATAGTTTGTTTCCAAATTATGCTGTCGACGAGATGGCACACATGATGGGACAAACGCAGTCCCGATTGGTGTTTTGCGATGCGTGGAATTACGAAACCGCTAGGGATGCTGCGCGGAAGGAGGTGGTGAACGATGTGCGGTTCTTTATTTTGGATGGTGCCGTTGATGGAGTTGCATCAGTAGAAGAGTTGTTAGCAGAAACAGGGAAAGAACACGAATTTCA AGCTACTGCAGTTGACGATCCTAGTAAGACAACGTACAGTATTTTTTGTTCTTCCGGGACGACTGGAAAACCAAAAGGAATATGTTTATCACATGCCAATAAGACTTCATCATTTTGTACTCC GGTTTTCAGCAATTTGGTTTTTCTCGCAATTGGTTCTATCCATTGGGTTAGTGTGGCCTTTACACACGATCTGGCTATCTTCTGTGATAGTGTAGTTGTGATCACGCGGAAACCATTCTCGGAGGATCTGTTCTTTGATCTGATTGAACGGTACGCGATTAACGGCATAAACGGCCCACCGGTTTACGCGCATGCCCTGATGAACCATCCGCGCATTGCGAAGGCGGATTTGTCGGCAATTAAACTGTGGGGAATCGGAGGGTACTTCGTGTCCGATAGCATTCGAGATGCCGTGGATGCCGCACTGCCCGCTGGGCGATCGTTTACGATTTACGCCTCCACAGAGTGCGGCTTAATTGCATCGGATTTGGCAAAAAGAAAGCGGGGTGCAATAGGACAGGTGATGCCAAATGTTCAAATTCGAATTGTTGATGAGGAAGGACAGTCACTGGGTACCGGAGAGCTGGGCGAATTGTGGATTAAGCGTTTTACTCCGTTTGTG GGTTATTATAAAAACGAAGAAGCCACGAAAGCAGTCTTGCATGAGGATGAATGGTTCCAAAGTGGTGATATGGGATACTTCGACGAGGACCGTTATCTGTATCTGGTGGATCGAAAAGGTGACAGTTTCAAGTACGCTAATGATTTGGTCAGTCCACAGGAGCTGGAGGACTTGATCTCACAGGTCGAGGGTGTCGTTCAAGTGTGCGTCGTAGGAATTCCGACTGCCGATCGGAGACAGGAACTGCCAACTGCCGTTGTGATTCGAAGGGTCGGCTCAACAGTTAGTGAACAGCAAATTGTACAGTTTATCGAAAAACACGTAAACGATCATAAACGTCTAAGAGGTGGAGTATATTTTGTGGATCAACTACCCTGTACCAGCAAAGGTAACGTTCGAAGGAAGGTAGTGAGGAAAATGATACTAGATAACGAAATCAAGTAG